One segment of Paenibacillus rhizovicinus DNA contains the following:
- the cls gene encoding cardiolipin synthase: protein MIWALIVLIVFIFQIATILVLEFRRPSKTVAWLLILFVLPIIGFVMYYFLAQEYRRRRTMRRRGVVTEVAKLQALMRCQLVNRLEEMRGKEFRHQERLYQMLQSMTFSPITGCNETKVLTNGEATFTAMLEAIEAARHHVHVEFYTIRDDGIGRKVKEALVRKAREGVEVRVIYDGLGSLELPAAYIRELREAGIETECFLPARVAFFNKRMNYRNHRKIIVVDGLVGFVGGINIGDEYLGGNPKLGFWRDTHLQVEGDAVYFLQEVFMQDWWFTAKKRLSGAAYMPVHACKGKEQMQIVVSGPNDKDAAILECVFAALAVAKKRIYITTPYFIPDPSVLMALRTAALSGVDVRIIIPYIADTKLVLFASLSYVEEMLLAGVRVYRYHKGFVHAKVLIVDELLASVGTANMDMRSFFSNFEINALLFDEGAIQRLEADFWADLAECEEVNRSHFQQRPARQKAGEIVARMLSPLL, encoded by the coding sequence ATGATATGGGCATTAATCGTACTCATCGTATTCATCTTTCAAATCGCGACGATTCTCGTGCTGGAGTTCCGGCGTCCTTCCAAAACCGTCGCGTGGCTGCTCATTCTGTTCGTGCTGCCGATCATCGGCTTCGTCATGTATTACTTCCTGGCGCAAGAATACCGGCGGCGGCGGACGATGCGAAGGAGAGGCGTCGTCACCGAAGTGGCGAAGCTGCAGGCGCTCATGCGCTGCCAACTGGTGAACCGGCTGGAGGAAATGCGCGGGAAGGAATTTCGTCATCAGGAGCGGCTGTACCAAATGCTGCAAAGCATGACGTTCTCCCCGATCACGGGCTGCAACGAGACGAAGGTGCTGACGAATGGCGAAGCCACGTTCACGGCGATGCTGGAGGCGATCGAGGCGGCGCGGCATCACGTTCACGTCGAATTCTATACGATTCGCGACGACGGCATCGGACGGAAGGTGAAGGAGGCGCTCGTGCGGAAAGCGCGGGAAGGCGTCGAGGTGCGCGTCATCTATGACGGGCTTGGCAGTCTGGAGCTGCCTGCCGCCTATATTCGCGAGCTACGGGAGGCGGGCATCGAGACCGAGTGTTTCCTGCCGGCGCGGGTGGCTTTCTTCAATAAACGGATGAATTATCGCAATCACCGCAAAATCATCGTCGTCGACGGTCTCGTCGGCTTCGTCGGCGGCATCAATATCGGCGACGAATACCTCGGCGGGAACCCGAAGCTCGGCTTCTGGCGCGATACGCATTTGCAGGTGGAAGGCGACGCGGTCTACTTCCTGCAGGAGGTGTTCATGCAGGACTGGTGGTTTACCGCGAAGAAGCGGCTGTCGGGAGCGGCTTATATGCCGGTGCATGCCTGCAAGGGGAAGGAACAGATGCAAATCGTGGTCAGCGGACCGAACGACAAGGATGCCGCGATTCTGGAATGCGTGTTCGCCGCCTTGGCCGTCGCGAAAAAGCGGATCTATATCACGACGCCTTATTTTATCCCGGATCCCAGCGTGCTGATGGCGCTGCGCACGGCAGCCTTGAGCGGCGTCGATGTGCGAATCATCATTCCCTACATAGCCGATACGAAGCTGGTGCTGTTCGCGTCGCTCTCTTACGTCGAGGAAATGCTGCTTGCCGGCGTGCGCGTATACCGCTACCACAAAGGATTCGTGCATGCCAAAGTGCTGATCGTCGATGAGCTCTTGGCCTCGGTCGGAACCGCGAATATGGATATGCGCAGCTTCTTCAGCAACTTCGAAATCAATGCGCTGCTGTTCGACGAAGGGGCCATCCAGCGGCTGGAGGCTGACTTCTGGGCAGATTTGGCGGAGTGCGAAGAAGTGAACCGGTCGCATTTCCAACAGCGTCCGGCCAGGCAGAAGGCGGGCGAGATTGTGGCGCGGATGTTGTCGCCGCTGTTGTGA
- a CDS encoding bactofilin family protein, protein MFKESRKSDYAETSIGQGTHVEGKLASDGSIRIEGEFRGDIECKSDVIVGEYGVARAGIIANDLTVSGKVYGDVNVKGRLTITASGQLHGNVLAHTILIQDGGIYNGNCRMERQTESKPRHLQEGDPLQHPHPQAKENAAKEKSRQAG, encoded by the coding sequence ATGTTCAAAGAATCCAGGAAAAGCGATTACGCCGAGACGTCCATCGGACAAGGGACGCATGTGGAGGGTAAGCTGGCGAGCGACGGCAGCATTCGGATCGAAGGGGAATTTCGGGGCGATATCGAGTGCAAGAGCGACGTCATCGTCGGCGAATACGGCGTTGCGCGGGCCGGAATCATCGCGAACGATCTGACGGTGTCCGGCAAAGTGTACGGCGACGTCAACGTGAAGGGCCGACTGACCATCACCGCTTCCGGCCAGCTGCACGGCAATGTGCTTGCGCATACCATTCTCATCCAGGATGGAGGGATCTATAACGGCAATTGTCGCATGGAACGTCAAACGGAGTCCAAACCGCGTCATCTCCAAGAGGGTGATCCGCTCCAGCATCCGCATCCACAGGCTAAAGAGAACGCCGCCAAGGAGAAATCCAGGCAAGCGGGGTAA